In Thauera aromatica K172, one DNA window encodes the following:
- a CDS encoding ABC transporter ATP-binding protein, whose protein sequence is MALLEMKDVRGGYGDADILQGVSIAVGEREIVVIVGPNGAGKSTAMKAVFGLLSVRGGSVVFDGEDITGWAPHRIVQRGICYVPQVDNVFREMTVHENFEMGAFLRRGELAAAFDRVYGLFPDLKAKRRSLAGDLSGGQRQMVAMGRALMLSPKLLLLDEPTAGLSPKYMEQIFRIARDVRDAGVSILLVEQHARQALAFCDRGYVLATGANRHEGTGRALLADREVAEMFLGG, encoded by the coding sequence ATGGCGCTGCTCGAGATGAAGGACGTGCGCGGCGGTTACGGTGACGCCGACATCCTGCAGGGGGTGTCGATCGCGGTCGGCGAGCGCGAGATCGTGGTCATCGTCGGCCCCAACGGTGCGGGCAAGTCCACCGCGATGAAGGCGGTGTTCGGCCTGCTCAGCGTCCGTGGCGGCAGCGTCGTCTTCGATGGCGAGGACATCACCGGCTGGGCCCCCCACCGCATCGTCCAGCGCGGCATCTGCTACGTGCCGCAGGTGGACAACGTGTTCCGCGAGATGACGGTGCACGAGAACTTCGAGATGGGCGCCTTCCTGCGCCGCGGCGAGCTCGCCGCCGCCTTCGACCGTGTCTACGGCCTCTTTCCCGATCTCAAGGCCAAACGGAGGAGTCTCGCCGGCGACCTCTCCGGCGGCCAGCGCCAGATGGTGGCGATGGGGCGCGCGCTGATGCTTTCGCCGAAGCTGCTGCTGCTCGACGAGCCCACTGCCGGGCTGTCGCCGAAATACATGGAGCAGATCTTCCGCATCGCCCGCGACGTGCGCGACGCCGGGGTGTCGATCCTGCTCGTCGAGCAGCACGCCAGGCAGGCGCTCGCCTTCTGCGACCGCGGCTACGTTCTCGCCACCGGCGCCAATCGCCACGAGGGCACGGGCCGCGCCCTGCTCGCCGATCGTGAAGTGGCCGAGATGTTTCTCGGCGGCTGA
- a CDS encoding ABC transporter ATP-binding protein: protein MLEVDGLVKAFGGFRAVDGCTLRVNEGEILGLIGPNGAGKTTLFNLVAGALPPTAGTIRFRGEDVTGLTTAARFHKGLVRTFQIPHEFHHLSVRENLMMVPQQQPGERLFANWLAWGRVQRAEAVVRKRADETLAFLELTHVADERAGNLSGGQKKLLELGRTMMTEARLVLLDEPAAGVNRTLLRKLEDKILTLNRERGYTFILIEHDMEMIEKLCRPVVCMAEGKVLVEGDFHAVRSDPRVLEAYLGETPGGVARDAAGHDPVVETLRAQALPREEL from the coding sequence ATGCTCGAAGTGGACGGCCTGGTGAAGGCCTTCGGCGGCTTTCGTGCGGTCGATGGGTGCACGCTGCGGGTCAATGAGGGCGAGATTCTCGGTCTGATCGGCCCCAACGGCGCGGGCAAGACGACGCTGTTCAACCTCGTCGCCGGCGCATTGCCGCCCACCGCGGGGACGATCCGCTTTCGCGGCGAGGACGTCACCGGCCTGACCACCGCCGCCCGGTTCCATAAGGGGCTGGTGCGCACCTTCCAGATCCCGCACGAATTCCACCACCTGAGCGTGCGCGAGAACCTGATGATGGTGCCGCAGCAGCAGCCGGGCGAGCGCCTGTTCGCCAACTGGCTGGCCTGGGGCCGGGTGCAGCGCGCCGAAGCGGTGGTGCGCAAGCGGGCCGACGAGACGCTCGCCTTCCTCGAATTGACCCACGTCGCCGACGAGCGCGCCGGCAACCTCTCCGGCGGCCAGAAGAAGCTGCTCGAACTCGGGCGCACGATGATGACCGAGGCCCGGCTGGTGCTGCTCGACGAGCCCGCTGCGGGGGTCAATCGCACCCTGCTGCGCAAGCTTGAGGACAAGATCCTGACCCTCAACCGCGAGCGCGGCTACACCTTCATCCTCATCGAGCACGACATGGAGATGATCGAGAAGCTGTGCCGGCCGGTGGTGTGCATGGCCGAAGGCAAGGTGCTGGTCGAAGGCGATTTCCATGCCGTGCGCTCGGACCCGCGCGTCCTCGAGGCCTACCTCGGCGAGACGCCGGGCGGGGTCGCGCGCGATGCGGCCGGGCACGATCCGGTGGTGGAGACCCTGCGCGCGCAGGCCCTGCCGCGGGAGGAGCTGTGA
- a CDS encoding multidrug effflux MFS transporter yields MTPSPIPVRLAALLAALAAIGPFAVDTYLPAFPHIRAELGASQIEVQQTLTVFMAMLALMVLWHGALADRFGRRRVLLAATAVFALASLACALAPTIEWLWAGRALQGMSGGAGMVVGRAVIRDLHDGAQAQRLMARVMMIFGLAPAVAPLLGAALLALAGWRAIFLFLAAFGAGLAWLTWRYLPETLDPGARQALHPASLLRGYASVLGHPAFLLLAVVAAVNFNGFFIYLMSAPVFVLEHLQLSETGFAWLFVPSVGGMMIGSMLSERMAGRWSPRRTIGAGFAVMVGAAALNFGVAVLLPAGVPQSVLPVGLFTLGLALVSPSLSLLALDLFPARRGLASSCQAFLQLGLNAFTAGVLAPLLWGSTVSLAVGMGLFVAFGLLAFALWLRGGFPVRR; encoded by the coding sequence GTGACTCCAAGCCCGATTCCCGTGCGGCTGGCCGCCTTGCTCGCGGCGCTGGCCGCGATCGGCCCGTTCGCGGTCGACACCTACCTGCCGGCCTTCCCCCATATCCGCGCCGAGCTGGGCGCCAGCCAGATCGAGGTGCAGCAGACCCTGACCGTGTTCATGGCGATGCTGGCGCTGATGGTGTTGTGGCACGGGGCGCTGGCCGACCGTTTCGGCCGGCGCCGGGTGCTGCTCGCCGCGACCGCGGTGTTCGCCCTGGCCTCGCTGGCGTGCGCGCTGGCGCCGACGATCGAGTGGCTGTGGGCGGGGCGCGCCCTGCAGGGCATGAGCGGCGGTGCCGGGATGGTGGTCGGGCGCGCGGTGATCCGCGACCTCCACGACGGCGCCCAGGCGCAGCGCCTGATGGCGCGGGTGATGATGATTTTCGGCCTCGCCCCGGCGGTGGCGCCGCTGCTCGGCGCGGCCCTGCTGGCGCTGGCCGGATGGCGTGCGATCTTCCTGTTCCTCGCCGCGTTCGGTGCCGGCCTCGCCTGGCTGACCTGGCGCTACCTGCCCGAAACGCTCGACCCTGGCGCGCGCCAGGCGCTGCACCCGGCGTCGCTGCTGCGCGGCTATGCGAGCGTCCTCGGCCACCCCGCGTTCCTGCTGCTGGCGGTGGTCGCGGCGGTCAACTTCAACGGCTTCTTCATCTACCTGATGTCGGCGCCGGTCTTCGTCCTGGAGCATCTGCAGCTGTCGGAAACGGGCTTCGCGTGGCTGTTCGTGCCCAGCGTCGGGGGGATGATGATCGGTTCGATGCTGTCCGAGCGCATGGCCGGGCGCTGGTCGCCGCGGCGCACGATCGGCGCCGGCTTTGCGGTGATGGTCGGTGCCGCCGCGCTCAACTTCGGCGTGGCCGTGCTGCTGCCGGCCGGGGTGCCGCAGTCGGTGCTGCCGGTGGGGCTGTTCACCCTCGGGCTGGCGCTGGTGAGCCCGAGCCTGAGCCTGCTCGCGCTCGATCTCTTTCCGGCCCGGCGCGGCCTGGCTTCGAGCTGCCAGGCCTTCCTCCAGCTCGGGCTGAACGCGTTCACCGCTGGCGTGCTGGCGCCGCTGCTGTGGGGCAGCACGGTGTCGCTGGCGGTGGGCATGGGGTTGTTCGTCGCCTTCGGGCTGCTCGCGTTCGCGCTGTGGCTGAGAGGCGGCTTTCCGGTCAGGCGCTGA
- a CDS encoding YifB family Mg chelatase-like AAA ATPase gives MSLALVRARALDGLDAPEVAVEVHLANGLPAFSLVGLPDTEVREARDRVRAAILSSQFEFPQRRITVNLAPADLPKEGGRFDLAIAVGILVASGQVAAERLEALEFCGELSLNGALRPVRGVLAAALAAGREQRALVLPAGNAAEAVLARRTTVLPAASLLAVCAHLNAHTALEPQPPAAPAAEGGRAVPDLAEVRGQLQARRALEVAAAGAHSLLLFGPPGTGKSMLAQRLAGVLPPMGEDEALEAAALASIEGGFDPRDWGRRPFRAPHHSASAAALVGGGAIPRPGEISLAHHGVLFLDELPEFDRRVLEALREPLESGTVTVSRARRRAEFPARFQLVAAMNPCPCGHAGDPRRACRCTPDQVARYRGRLSGPLLDRIDLTVEVPAIDTEALLGSPAGERSAVVRARVQAARERQLARQGGPNAHLGPAEVVRHCTPDDRGEALLRQAMKQLALSARAYHRVLRVARTLADLSGCERPGAAQVAEAVQYRRSLDAR, from the coding sequence ATGTCGCTTGCGCTCGTGCGCGCCCGCGCCCTCGATGGCCTCGATGCGCCCGAGGTCGCGGTCGAAGTCCATCTCGCCAACGGCCTGCCCGCGTTCAGCCTGGTCGGCCTGCCCGACACCGAGGTGCGCGAAGCGCGTGACCGGGTGCGGGCGGCGATCCTGTCCTCCCAGTTCGAATTTCCCCAGCGCCGCATCACCGTCAACCTGGCGCCGGCCGACCTGCCCAAGGAAGGCGGACGCTTCGATCTGGCGATTGCGGTGGGGATTCTCGTCGCCTCCGGCCAGGTTGCGGCGGAGCGGCTCGAGGCGCTCGAGTTCTGCGGCGAGCTGTCGCTCAACGGCGCGCTGCGCCCGGTGCGCGGCGTACTGGCGGCGGCGCTCGCGGCCGGGCGGGAGCAGCGCGCGCTGGTGCTGCCGGCCGGCAATGCGGCCGAGGCCGTGCTCGCGCGGCGCACGACGGTGCTGCCGGCGGCGAGCCTACTCGCCGTATGCGCCCACCTGAATGCTCACACCGCGCTCGAACCGCAGCCACCCGCCGCACCCGCGGCCGAGGGCGGCCGCGCGGTGCCCGATCTCGCCGAGGTGCGCGGCCAGCTGCAGGCGCGGCGCGCGCTCGAAGTGGCGGCGGCCGGGGCGCATTCGCTGCTGCTGTTCGGCCCCCCCGGCACCGGCAAGTCGATGCTCGCCCAGCGCCTGGCCGGGGTGCTGCCGCCGATGGGCGAGGACGAGGCCCTGGAGGCGGCAGCGCTTGCTTCCATCGAGGGCGGTTTCGACCCCCGCGACTGGGGGCGGCGGCCGTTTCGCGCCCCCCACCACTCGGCTTCAGCGGCGGCGCTGGTCGGTGGCGGGGCGATTCCCCGCCCCGGAGAAATCTCGCTCGCCCATCACGGCGTGCTGTTCCTCGACGAGCTGCCCGAGTTCGACCGCCGCGTCCTCGAGGCGCTGCGCGAGCCGCTCGAAAGCGGCACGGTCACCGTGTCGCGGGCGCGCCGGCGGGCCGAGTTCCCGGCCCGCTTCCAGCTCGTCGCGGCGATGAATCCCTGCCCCTGCGGCCATGCCGGCGACCCGCGCCGGGCCTGCCGGTGCACGCCCGATCAGGTCGCGCGCTACCGGGGGCGATTGTCCGGGCCCTTGCTCGACCGCATCGATCTCACCGTCGAAGTGCCGGCGATCGACACCGAGGCCCTGCTCGGCAGTCCGGCGGGGGAACGCTCGGCGGTGGTGCGGGCGCGGGTGCAGGCGGCGCGGGAGCGCCAGCTTGCCCGCCAGGGCGGGCCGAACGCGCACCTGGGGCCGGCCGAGGTGGTGCGCCACTGCACCCCCGATGACCGCGGCGAGGCCCTGCTGCGCCAGGCGATGAAACAGCTCGCGCTGTCGGCGAGGGCGTATCATCGCGTCCTTCGGGTGGCGCGCACGCTGGCCGATCTGTCCGGGTGCGAGCGCCCCGGCGCGGCCCAGGTCGCCGAGGCGGTCCAGTACCGGCGCAGCCTCGATGCCCGCTGA
- a CDS encoding accessory factor UbiK family protein translates to MSTPRILDELGAKLSELAANSPVRDIEKNARALLGSAFGKLDLVTREEFEVQREVLAQARVKLAELEARVAELEARLAAGGRDKG, encoded by the coding sequence ATGAGCACTCCCCGCATCCTCGACGAACTCGGCGCCAAGCTTTCCGAGCTCGCCGCCAACAGCCCGGTGCGCGACATCGAGAAGAACGCCAGGGCCTTGCTCGGCAGCGCCTTCGGCAAGCTCGATCTGGTGACGCGCGAGGAGTTCGAGGTGCAGCGCGAAGTCCTCGCCCAGGCGCGGGTCAAGCTCGCCGAACTGGAGGCGCGCGTCGCCGAACTCGAAGCCCGGCTCGCCGCCGGCGGCCGCGACAAGGGCTGA
- a CDS encoding TorF family putative porin translates to MRLPLAAAALAAALPVAGSAYAEDGPFSANIALVSDYAFRGISQTDERPALQGGVDYAHASGLYAGVWGSNVSWLADAADDVSNSLEVDLYAGYAGEAGAIGYDVGLLQYYYPGSYGASYRAGAEKPHTLEAYLGLSWEFLSFKYSHSLTDLFGYTDSDGSKYYELGAEHDLDNGFTLSAHAGYSDIRGQDNYTDWKVGVNKEYGGFDFGLHYVDTDINGVDEAEERVVLSIAKSF, encoded by the coding sequence ATGCGCTTACCTCTTGCCGCTGCCGCCCTCGCCGCCGCCCTTCCCGTCGCCGGCTCCGCTTACGCCGAAGACGGTCCGTTCAGCGCCAACATCGCGCTGGTCTCCGACTACGCCTTCCGCGGCATCAGCCAGACCGACGAGCGCCCGGCGCTGCAGGGCGGCGTCGACTACGCCCATGCCAGCGGCCTCTATGCCGGAGTGTGGGGGTCGAACGTGTCCTGGCTGGCCGATGCCGCCGACGACGTCAGCAACAGCCTGGAAGTGGACCTCTACGCCGGCTATGCGGGCGAGGCCGGCGCCATCGGCTACGACGTCGGCCTGCTGCAGTACTACTACCCGGGCAGCTACGGCGCGAGCTACCGCGCCGGCGCGGAAAAGCCGCACACCCTGGAAGCCTACCTCGGGCTGTCGTGGGAGTTCCTGAGCTTCAAGTATTCCCACAGCCTCACCGACCTGTTCGGCTACACCGACTCCGACGGCTCGAAGTACTACGAGCTTGGCGCCGAACACGACCTGGACAACGGCTTCACCCTCAGCGCCCACGCCGGCTACAGCGACATCCGTGGCCAGGACAACTATACCGACTGGAAGGTCGGGGTAAACAAGGAGTACGGCGGCTTCGACTTCGGCCTGCACTACGTCGACACCGACATCAACGGCGTGGACGAGGCCGAGGAGCGCGTCGTTCTCTCGATCGCCAAGTCCTTCTGA
- the glnK gene encoding P-II family nitrogen regulator — protein sequence MKFIAAIIKPFKLDEVREALSAIGVQGITVTEVKGFGRQKGHTELYRGAEYVVDFLPKVKIEAAVTDDILEQAIEAIEKSAATGKIGDGKIFVFELEQAIRIRTGETGPDAL from the coding sequence ATGAAATTCATCGCCGCCATCATCAAGCCCTTCAAGCTCGACGAAGTGCGTGAAGCACTGTCGGCCATCGGCGTGCAGGGCATCACCGTCACCGAAGTCAAGGGCTTCGGCCGCCAGAAGGGCCACACCGAGCTCTATCGGGGCGCCGAGTACGTCGTCGACTTCCTGCCCAAGGTCAAGATCGAGGCCGCCGTCACCGACGACATCCTCGAACAGGCGATCGAGGCGATCGAGAAATCCGCCGCCACCGGCAAGATCGGCGACGGCAAGATCTTCGTCTTCGAGCTCGAACAGGCGATCCGCATCCGCACCGGCGAGACCGGCCCGGACGCGCTGTAA
- a CDS encoding ammonium transporter — translation MHKGDVAWIMTATLLVLMMALPGLALFYGGMVRSKNMLSVLMQVTVVFSLNAVLWLFYGYSLAFTEGNALIGSFDKLFLSGVGIDSLADTFTDGVKLPEFAFIAFQATFAGITGALIVGAFAERMKFSAVLIFSVIWFTLCYLPICHMVWGPGGYLLEDGALDFAGGTVVHINAGIAGLVGAYMVGRRIGFGRESMAPHSLTLTMVGASLLWVGWFGFNAGSNLEATAGAALAFINTLAATAAAVLAWSIGEALFKGKPSMLGAASGAVAGLVAITPACGSVGPIGAVVIGLLSGFVCLWGVNGLKRMLGADDALDVFGVHGVGGILGAVLTGVFTAPGLGGTGGEDFSIAGQVWIQTWSVIVTVVWSAVVAFVAYKIADLLVGLRVPEDEEREGLDITAHGESAYRP, via the coding sequence GTGCACAAGGGCGACGTCGCCTGGATCATGACCGCCACCCTGCTCGTGCTGATGATGGCCCTGCCCGGCCTGGCGCTGTTCTACGGCGGCATGGTGCGCTCGAAGAACATGTTGTCGGTGCTGATGCAGGTCACCGTAGTGTTTTCGCTGAACGCGGTGCTGTGGCTGTTCTACGGCTACAGCCTGGCATTCACCGAGGGCAACGCACTGATCGGCTCATTCGACAAGCTGTTCCTGTCCGGGGTCGGCATCGATTCGCTGGCCGACACCTTCACCGATGGGGTGAAGCTGCCCGAGTTCGCCTTCATCGCCTTCCAGGCCACCTTCGCCGGCATCACCGGGGCGCTGATCGTCGGCGCCTTCGCCGAGCGGATGAAGTTCTCCGCGGTGCTGATCTTCTCGGTGATCTGGTTCACCCTGTGCTACCTGCCGATCTGCCACATGGTGTGGGGCCCCGGCGGCTACCTGCTCGAAGACGGCGCGCTCGACTTCGCCGGCGGCACCGTGGTGCACATCAACGCCGGCATCGCCGGCCTGGTGGGGGCCTACATGGTGGGCAGGCGGATCGGCTTCGGCCGTGAATCGATGGCGCCGCACAGCCTGACCCTGACCATGGTCGGCGCCTCGCTGCTGTGGGTGGGCTGGTTCGGCTTCAACGCCGGCTCCAACCTCGAAGCCACCGCGGGTGCCGCACTGGCCTTCATCAACACCCTGGCCGCCACCGCCGCCGCGGTGCTGGCGTGGTCGATCGGCGAGGCCCTGTTCAAGGGCAAGCCCTCGATGCTGGGCGCGGCCTCGGGCGCGGTTGCCGGCCTGGTGGCGATCACCCCGGCCTGCGGCTCGGTCGGCCCGATCGGCGCCGTCGTCATCGGCCTGTTGTCGGGCTTCGTCTGCCTGTGGGGCGTCAATGGTCTCAAGCGCATGCTCGGCGCCGACGACGCCCTCGACGTGTTCGGCGTGCATGGCGTGGGCGGCATCCTCGGTGCGGTCCTCACCGGGGTATTCACCGCCCCTGGCCTGGGCGGCACCGGCGGCGAGGACTTCTCGATCGCCGGCCAGGTGTGGATCCAGACCTGGAGCGTGATCGTCACCGTCGTGTGGTCGGCGGTGGTCGCCTTCGTCGCCTACAAGATCGCGGACCTCCTCGTCGGCCTGCGCGTGCCGGAAGATGAAGAACGCGAAGGGCTCGACATCACCGCCCACGGCGAATCGGCCTACCGTCCCTGA
- a CDS encoding MtrB/PioB family outer membrane beta-barrel protein, whose product MIDANSICAGLDVVDFPFAAAVTLQGNGRESLKTFKLFAEYEMKRDLALRIDAVHDRWRTNDWLWVVFQYADGTTREQDERQNVTFVGVSVRYRWR is encoded by the coding sequence TTGATCGACGCCAACAGCATTTGCGCGGGCCTTGATGTCGTCGACTTCCCATTTGCCGCTGCCGTCACGCTGCAGGGCAACGGTCGCGAGTCGCTGAAGACGTTCAAGCTGTTCGCCGAGTACGAGATGAAACGCGACCTGGCGCTGCGCATCGACGCGGTGCATGACCGCTGGCGCACCAACGACTGGCTGTGGGTGGTCTTTCAATATGCGGACGGCACGACGCGCGAGCAGGACGAGCGCCAGAACGTCACTTTCGTCGGCGTATCGGTGCGCTACCGCTGGCGCTGA
- a CDS encoding type II toxin-antitoxin system RelE/ParE family toxin, whose protein sequence is MADVPATFEVLLTEGAEQDLESIHDYISEFDCVANANYVLDELMDVVESLSNFPERGSYPKELVSLGIKEYRQAFFKPYRVIYRITGSRVIIYLISDGRRDLQSVLARRLLGA, encoded by the coding sequence ATGGCTGACGTACCGGCCACATTCGAGGTACTGCTTACCGAAGGGGCAGAGCAGGACCTGGAGTCCATCCACGACTACATTTCCGAGTTCGACTGTGTGGCCAACGCCAACTACGTGTTGGATGAGTTGATGGACGTCGTGGAGAGCTTGTCGAATTTTCCTGAACGCGGCAGCTACCCAAAGGAACTAGTCAGTCTCGGCATCAAGGAATACCGCCAGGCCTTCTTCAAGCCGTACCGTGTGATTTACCGCATCACCGGCAGCCGAGTCATCATCTACCTGATTTCTGACGGCCGCCGGGATCTGCAATCGGTGCTGGCTCGGCGCCTGCTCGGTGCCTGA
- a CDS encoding type II toxin-antitoxin system Phd/YefM family antitoxin, which yields MRYSSQVKPISYIKANAAEVLAQLAERREPLVITQNGEAKAVLQDVVSFEETQETLALLKILALGNQEVAAGKVKTVVDVATRLRAKRTPADG from the coding sequence ATGCGCTACTCATCCCAAGTAAAGCCGATCAGCTACATCAAGGCCAACGCTGCCGAGGTCTTGGCGCAACTTGCGGAACGGCGCGAGCCTCTGGTCATCACCCAAAACGGTGAGGCCAAGGCTGTTCTGCAGGACGTAGTCTCGTTCGAAGAGACGCAAGAAACACTGGCCTTGCTGAAAATCCTTGCACTGGGCAACCAGGAGGTGGCGGCCGGCAAGGTTAAGACCGTCGTCGACGTCGCTACCCGTCTTCGCGCCAAGCGAACCCCTGCTGATGGCTGA
- a CDS encoding cupin domain-containing protein, whose amino-acid sequence MTAPAPPAGGNLFDGCPGTGEGEHFETLFANPALRIERIVSHGHPSPAGFWYDQDDDEWVILMAGRAELAFADGRTLALQAGDWVSLPAHCRHRVESVSADAVWLAVHCCAGGGKP is encoded by the coding sequence ATGACCGCCCCGGCTCCACCCGCCGGCGGCAACCTCTTCGACGGGTGTCCCGGAACTGGCGAAGGCGAGCACTTCGAAACCCTGTTCGCCAACCCCGCGCTCCGCATCGAGCGCATCGTCTCGCACGGCCACCCCAGCCCGGCGGGCTTCTGGTACGACCAGGATGATGACGAGTGGGTGATCCTGATGGCCGGCCGCGCCGAACTCGCGTTCGCCGACGGGCGCACCCTGGCCTTGCAGGCGGGCGACTGGGTGAGCCTGCCGGCGCACTGCCGCCACCGCGTCGAATCCGTCTCCGCCGATGCCGTCTGGCTGGCGGTGCATTGCTGCGCAGGGGGTGGAAAACCCTGA
- the purU gene encoding formyltetrahydrofolate deformylase, translating into MHRTRFYTLSASCPDRVGIVARVSGFIAGHGGWILETALHAEPARADGAAEGGEAVGRYFMRIEIRADSLPFHLAEFRERFRPLADELEMEWKITDSAVKKRVVLLVSKQEHCLYDLLARWQSKELDIEIPCVISNHDALRGFVEWHGIPFHHVPVGADNKAAAYAEVQRIFEEVRGDTMVLARYMQVLSPALCAAYPGRILNIHHSFLPSFVGAKPYHQAWAKGVKLIGATCHYVTAELDQGPIIEQDVIRIDHSDAVEDMVRYGKDIEKTVLARGLRYHLEDRVLVHGNKTIVFR; encoded by the coding sequence ATGCACCGCACCCGCTTCTACACCCTGTCCGCCTCCTGCCCCGACCGCGTCGGCATCGTCGCCCGCGTCTCCGGCTTTATCGCCGGGCACGGCGGCTGGATTCTCGAGACCGCGCTTCATGCCGAACCGGCGCGCGCGGACGGTGCGGCGGAGGGCGGCGAAGCCGTCGGGCGCTACTTCATGCGCATCGAGATCCGCGCCGACTCGCTGCCCTTCCACCTCGCCGAGTTCCGCGAGCGCTTCCGCCCGCTCGCCGACGAGCTGGAAATGGAATGGAAGATCACGGATTCGGCGGTCAAGAAGCGCGTCGTCCTCCTCGTCAGCAAGCAGGAGCACTGCCTCTACGACCTGCTCGCGCGCTGGCAGTCGAAGGAGCTCGACATCGAGATCCCGTGCGTGATCTCCAACCACGATGCCTTGCGCGGCTTCGTCGAGTGGCACGGCATCCCCTTCCACCACGTGCCGGTCGGCGCCGACAACAAGGCCGCGGCCTACGCCGAAGTGCAGCGCATCTTCGAGGAAGTGCGCGGCGACACCATGGTGCTGGCGCGCTACATGCAGGTCCTGTCGCCCGCGCTGTGCGCCGCCTATCCGGGGCGCATCCTCAACATCCACCACAGCTTCCTGCCCAGCTTCGTCGGCGCCAAACCCTACCACCAGGCCTGGGCGAAGGGCGTCAAGCTGATCGGCGCCACCTGCCACTACGTCACTGCCGAGCTCGACCAGGGGCCGATCATCGAGCAGGACGTGATCCGCATCGACCACTCGGACGCGGTCGAAGACATGGTCCGCTACGGCAAGGACATCGAAAAGACCGTCCTCGCCCGCGGCCTGCGCTACCACCTCGAAGACCGTGTGCTGGTGCATGGCAACAAGACCATCGTGTTCCGCTGA
- the thrH gene encoding bifunctional phosphoserine phosphatase/homoserine phosphotransferase ThrH, whose protein sequence is MQIVCLDLEGVLVPEIWIEFAERTGIPELRRTTRDEPDYDTLMKYRLDILAQKKLGLPDIQDVIASMGPMAGARAFLDRLREAYQVVILSDTFYEFAHPLMRQLGWPTLFCHSLEAGADGILVNYHLRMADQKREAVKRFKELNFKVVAAGDSYNDTAMLGEAHGGILFHPPENVVREFPQFPVVRDYDALRAEIDKAFAKAA, encoded by the coding sequence GTGCAGATCGTCTGTCTCGACCTCGAAGGCGTGCTCGTCCCCGAAATCTGGATCGAATTCGCCGAGCGTACCGGCATTCCGGAGCTGCGCCGCACCACCCGCGACGAGCCCGACTACGACACCCTGATGAAGTACCGCCTCGACATCCTGGCGCAGAAAAAGCTCGGCCTGCCCGACATCCAGGACGTGATCGCGAGCATGGGGCCGATGGCCGGCGCGCGCGCCTTTCTCGACCGCCTGCGCGAGGCCTATCAGGTGGTGATCCTGTCCGACACTTTCTACGAGTTCGCCCATCCGCTGATGCGCCAGCTCGGCTGGCCGACGCTGTTCTGCCACAGCCTCGAAGCCGGCGCCGACGGCATCCTGGTGAATTACCACCTGCGCATGGCCGACCAGAAGCGCGAGGCGGTGAAGCGCTTCAAGGAGCTCAACTTCAAGGTGGTGGCCGCCGGCGATTCCTACAACGACACTGCGATGCTCGGCGAGGCCCACGGCGGCATCCTGTTCCATCCGCCGGAAAACGTCGTGCGCGAGTTCCCGCAGTTTCCGGTGGTGCGCGACTACGACGCGCTGCGCGCCGAGATCGACAAGGCGTTCGCCAAAGCCGCCTGA